In Pseudonocardia sp. DSM 110487, the sequence GCCGTCGGCGTGCCTGTCGAGATCCTCGCGGGGATGGCGCCGTCGATGCCGGCTCTCGACGCCGTCGCGCACACGATCGTCTACGACTGCCTGATCTCCAACGCGACCACCACCGGGCTGCTGGCGAAGGTGCCGACACCCACCCTGGTCCTCGACAGCCAGGGCAGCAGCGACGACCTGACGGGCTGGGCGGCGGGCGTCGCCGCCGCCCTGCCCGACGCCAGGTACCGGAGCCTGCCCGGCGGCTGGCACGGTGTGCCGGTCGAGGTCCTCGAGCCGGTTGTGACGGAGTTCTGTTCCTAGCGCCTGCGGTCGTAGATCACGGCGATCTCGCCGAGCTCGCCGGTCTCGTGACGGGTGAGCGTCCACGTCGACGCGGGCAGGCCGTCCTCGAACAGGCGCTCCCCACCCCCGACGATCTCCGGGAGGACCATCAGGTACAGCCGGTCGATCAGGTCCGCCGACAGGAGGGCCTTGATGAGGCTGGGGGAGCTGTTGACGAGGATGTCGCCCGCACCGGCGGCCTTGAGGTCGGCGACGACGTCAGCGGCCGGGGCGTTCACCACCCGGGTGCGCTCCCACGGCGCCTCGGTCAACGTGGTCGACAGCACCACCTTCTCCGTGTTCACCAGCCACTTCGCGTAACCCCGGTCCCGCGGATCGGCGTTCTCGTCGCCGGCCACCGACGGCCAGAAGCCCATGAAGCCCTCGGCGTTGACCCGGCCGAGCAGGGCCGTCGTCGCGGTCTCCCAGACGCGGGTCATGTGGTTGCGCGCGACGTCGCTGGTCACGTACGGGACGAACGTGCCGAAGTCGGCGGGGCCGCCCGGGCCGTGGTAGCGCCCGTCGAGGGTGAGGGCGAGGTTCGCGGTGACCCTGCGGTCTGTCGAGCTGGTCATGTCGATCAGTCCTTTCTGTCAGCTGGGGAAGGTGCCGCTGGTGACGTTGACGAACGTGCCGGTGATCGCCCCGGCACCGTCGGAGGCGAGGAACGCGGCCGTGGCGGCGACCTGGGCGAGCGTGGGGGAGCGGCGTGTCATCCGCATCCCGTCCAGGTGCTGGAGGAGGCCCTGGAACGCCGCGTCGTCCATCGCGGGGCCGCCGGCGACGGTGGCGAGCTTCTCAGGGGAGAGGGTCTCCGGGAGGCCTGCCGTCCAGATCCCGGCCACGCGGACGCCGCTCGGGCCGATCTCCGCGGCGAGATTGCGGACGAGCGTGTCGGTGGCCGCGTCGGCCGGGCCCGTGCCGCCCATCATCGGGCTGCCGGCCGCGGAGCCGCTGTTCAACGCGAGGATGACGCCGGAGCGCTGCTTGACCATGTGCCGGGCGGCCGCCCGGGCCGAGATGAAGTTCGCGGTGGCCCGCGTCACGATCGGGCGGGTGAAGTCGGCCGTCGTCATGTCGATCAGCGGGATGCCCTGCACGTCCCCGGCCGTGACCAGGTTGAACGAGATGTCGATGCTCCCTGCCGTCTCCACGACGGAACGGGCGTGCTCGTCGACGGCCTGCTCGTCGAGGCCGTCGAGCACGGCGACCTCGGCCCGCCCGCCGGCCGCGGTGATCTCCTTCGCGACCAGCTCGAGGCCCTCCCGGGTGCGTCCGGCGAGGAAGACGCGGGCGCCCTCGCGGGCGAACGTCGTGGCGACGGCCGAGCCGATCGACCCGCCTGCCCCGTAGACGACGGCGTTGCGGTTCTCCAGCAACATGGCGCGTTCCCTTCGGTTCGTGATGGCAGGAACGCTAGGGATCCGCGGGCGGGCGGAAATCCGTATCGGTATCAGTACTTCTCAGGCGGGTGGCTCAGGGCGCTCGCGGAGCAGGGGTGCGACGACGCCTGACCCGGATAGGGTGGCCGGCATGCTGCGGGGGCGGCGCGCCGAGCAGGAGCGGGTCGACGCCCTCCTGGCCGCGGCGCGGGACGGGATCAGCGGCGCGCTGGTGGTCAGGGGAGAGCCCGGGATCGGCAAGACCGCGTTGCTGGAGTACGCGGCACAGCGGGCCGACGGCATGCGGGTAGTGCGCGGCGCCGGGATCGAGTCCGAGGCCGAGCTGCCCTTCGCCGGCCTGCACCTGCTCCTGCGGCCCGCCGCCGACGCGCTCGAGGCGCTCCCCGGCCCGCAGCGGCACGCCCTCGCCGGTGTGTTCGGGCTTGGCGAGGCGGGGAGCGGCGACCGGTTCCTGATCGGCGCCGCCGTGCTCTCCCTGCTCGCGTACCTGGCCGAGGCGCAGCCGCTGCTCTGCCTCGTCGACGACGCGCAATGGCTGGACCGGCCGTCCGCGGAGGCGCTGCTGTTCGCCGCGCGGCGGCTGGACCGCGAGGGCGTGGTGGTGCTCTTCGCGGTCCGCGAGCATTCCGGCGAGTTCGCGCCTGCCGGCGTCCCCGAGCTATCGCTCGCCGGGCTCGACCCGGACAGCGCGGCCGCGTTGCTCGACGACCTCGGCGCGGCGCTGCCCGCCGACCAGCGAGAACGGCTCATCACCGAGACGCACGGCAACCCGCTCGCGCTGCGTGAGCTGCCCCCGCTGATCGCGACGCAGGGTGCCCACCTCGGCGTGATCCCGCTGACGAGCCGCGTGCTCGACGCCTTCCACCATCAGGTCAGGGCCCTCCCGCCCGGGAGCAGGCAACTGCTGCTCGTGGCCGCCGCCGACGACACCGGGGACGTCCCCACCCTCCTGCGGGCGGCAGGCACCCTCGGTCTCGGCGCCGCGGACCTGCAGCCGGCCGAGACGAGCGGGCTCGTGTCCGTCACGGCGGGCGGGCTGGCTTTTCGCCACCCGCTGATCCGCGCGGCCGTCTACCACGGCGCGCCGCTGGTGCAGCGGGTCGCGGTGCACGCCGCGCTCGCCGAGGCGCACGCCGACGACATCGACCGCCGGGCATGGCACCTTGCGCTGGCCGCCACCGGCGCCGACGAGCGGGTGGCCGCCGACCTCGAGCACGCCGCTGACCGGGCACAGGCCCGCGGCGGCCACGGCGCCGCGGCGGCCACGTACGAGCGCGCGGCCGCGTTGAGCGTCGATCGGGAAGCGGCGACCCGAAGGCTCGTGCTGGCCTGCGAGGCGGGCGTGCACGGCGGCCGGCTGGAATGGTCGCGGGGCCTTGCGGAGCGCACCGCGCGGGACGTCGGTGACCCGGTCGTCCTCGCCCGGCTGGCCGCGGTGCGGGCAGGAGCCGACTTCGCGCAGGGGGAGCTGCGCCGCGCGCACGGCCTGCTCACCGACGCCGCGCTGCGGATTGCTGGGAACGATCCCGAGCGCGCGTTCTGGATGCTCATGCAGGCCATGCACGCGGCCTGGGCGGCGCCGACCGACGAGGGGCTGATCGCGGCCACCGTCGACCGGTTCGACGCGCTGGGCCTTGATCCCGACGCCCCGCTGATGGGCGTCGCATGGCTCGCAAGGTGGGCTACCGCGCTCGTGCTGGACCGCGATCCGGCCGGCTTCCCTGCGCTGGACCCCGTGCTGTCCCGAGCCCGGGAGGCAGGGGCCGCAGCCGGTCCGCGGGCTCTCCTCGAGGTGGCCAGCCGGGCGTTCGTCGCCGCGCGCGACGAGGAGTGCGTCGAGATCGCGACGGCGCTCGTCGGGCAGGCTCGCGAGCACGGCACGGTGCACGCACTGCCGGGTGGCCTGGGCATCTCCACGCTCGCGCAGGTCATGCTCGGCCGGCACCGCGAGGCGTGGATCAGTGGGAGCGAGGCCATGGCGATCGCCGGGGACACCGGCCAGCCGCTCTGGGTCAGCTACGCCGCGGGCGCGCTCGCCTATCTGGCCGCCGTGGAGGGTGACGAGGATCGGTGCCGCGAGCACGCCGAGCTCGCCGCACTGGACGCGCGGGCGTCCCGGAGCGCGACGTCCGGAGGCGCGTGGGCACAGGCGGGACTGGCGCTGCTCGACCTCGGCGGCGGCCGTGTCCAGGGCAGCCTCGACCGGCTGCAGGCGATGGCGCACGGCCAGAGCCGGCACCTCGCCGCGGTTGTACGGAGCGTGCCGACCGAGATCGAGGCCGCCGTCCGGCTCGGCCGGACCGCCGACACGGTCGAGCCGCTGGCGTTGCTCACCCGCTGGGCCGCGACCCTGCGACGTCCCTGGATCGAGGCGCTGCTCGCCCGCTGCGAGGCGCTGACCGCGCCGGACGCCGACGCCGAGCGGCATTTCGAGCGCGCGCTGGCCCTGCACGCCACGGCGAGCAGGCCGTTCGAGCAGGCGCGCACCGCGCTGCTCTACGGCGAGTGGCTGCGCCGGGCCAAGCGCAAGTCCGACGCCCGGGTGCAGCTCGCGGCGGCGCTCACGGCGTTCGAGGAGATCGGGTCGCAGCCGTGGGCGGCGCGGGCGCGGGCCGAACTGGGCGCGTCCGGGGCGCGGACGCGCCAGGCCGCGCCGTCGCCCGCGTTCGGCGGGCTCACGCCCCAGGAGCTGCAGATCACCCAGCTCGCCGCGCAGGGGCTGTCCAACCGGGACATCGCCGCGCAGCTGATCCTCAGCCCGCGCACGGTGGCCTATCACCTGTACAAGGCCTATCCGAAGCTCGGGATCAGCTCCCGCGGGGAACTGGCGACATTGTCGGGAGGCACACAATGACGCGCACCAGCGCGAAGGCAGCGCTGTTCACCGAGTCGGTGATCCGGGAGACGTTCCGGCTGGCCGCCCAGCACGGCGCGATCAACCTGGGGCAGGGCTACCCCGACTTCCCGTGCCCGCAGGAGCTCAAGGACGCCGCGTGCGCGGCGATCCTCGCCGACGACAACCAATACCCGATGACCTTCGGCACGCCGCCGCTGCGCGCGGCCATCGCCGAGAAGACCGCGCGGACGTACCCGGGCTGGACGATCGACCCGGACACGGAGCTGTGCGTCACCTGCGGGGCAACCGAGGCGCTGGTGGCGGTGACGTTCGCGCTGCTCGACCCCGGCGACGAGGTCGTCATGTTCGAGCCGTGGTACGAGAACTACCAGCCGGACGCGATCCTCGCCGGCGCCGTGCCGCGCACCGTGCGGATGCACGCGCCCGACTGGACCTTCGACGAGGCCGAGCTGCGTGCCGCGTTCGGGCCGCGCACGAAGGCGGTGTTCCTCTGTCACCCCAACAACCCGACCGGCAAGGTCTACACGGCTGACGAGCTGGCTCTGCTGGCAGAGCTCTGCCAACGCTGGGACGCGGTGCTGGTCGTCGACTCGATCTACGAGCACATCCACTACCTCGGCCCGGGCGGCTACCTGCCGCCCGCACTCGTACCGGGGCTGGAGGATCGCACGATCACGGTCAACGCGCTGTCCAAGACCTATGCCGTCACCGGTTGGCGCGTCGGGTGGACGGTGGCGCCGCCCGACCTCACCTCGGCGATCCGCAAGGTGCACGACTTCCTCACGATCGCCGCGCCCGCGCCGATGCAGGCCGCGGGCGTCGCGGCGCTCGGGCTGCCCGACGGCTACTACGTCGATCTCGCCGCGCGCTACCTGGCGCGGCGCGACCTGCTGTGCGAGGCGCTGGAGGACATCGGGTTCGGCCTGCGCCGCCCGGACGGGTCGTACTACGTGCTGTGCGACATGTCGCCGCTGGACCCGGAAGGCGACGGCGTCGCGTTCGCCCGCAGGCTCATCACGGAGATCGGCGTGTCGTGCGTGCCCGCGCTGTCGTTCTGGCAGGCGGAGAACGCCGCGGCCGGGCGCAGCATGATCCGGTTCGCCTTCCCGAAGCGGCCGGAGACGCTGCACGCCGCGGTCGACCGCTTGAAAAGTCTCAAATAGCAGTTCAATGACACGATTGAAGGTATGGATGCCAGCTCCGTGATCCGGTACATCACCGAGGAGTTCGACCACGTCGTCGCCGTCGAGAACGAGGGCGACACCTTCTTCACCTACGACCCGAGCGGGCATCCGCCGGAGGGGG encodes:
- a CDS encoding SDR family NAD(P)-dependent oxidoreductase, which codes for MLLENRNAVVYGAGGSIGSAVATTFAREGARVFLAGRTREGLELVAKEITAAGGRAEVAVLDGLDEQAVDEHARSVVETAGSIDISFNLVTAGDVQGIPLIDMTTADFTRPIVTRATANFISARAAARHMVKQRSGVILALNSGSAAGSPMMGGTGPADAATDTLVRNLAAEIGPSGVRVAGIWTAGLPETLSPEKLATVAGGPAMDDAAFQGLLQHLDGMRMTRRSPTLAQVAATAAFLASDGAGAITGTFVNVTSGTFPS
- a CDS encoding dihydrofolate reductase family protein; the protein is MTSSTDRRVTANLALTLDGRYHGPGGPADFGTFVPYVTSDVARNHMTRVWETATTALLGRVNAEGFMGFWPSVAGDENADPRDRGYAKWLVNTEKVVLSTTLTEAPWERTRVVNAPAADVVADLKAAGAGDILVNSSPSLIKALLSADLIDRLYLMVLPEIVGGGERLFEDGLPASTWTLTRHETGELGEIAVIYDRRR
- a CDS encoding pyridoxal phosphate-dependent aminotransferase translates to MTRTSAKAALFTESVIRETFRLAAQHGAINLGQGYPDFPCPQELKDAACAAILADDNQYPMTFGTPPLRAAIAEKTARTYPGWTIDPDTELCVTCGATEALVAVTFALLDPGDEVVMFEPWYENYQPDAILAGAVPRTVRMHAPDWTFDEAELRAAFGPRTKAVFLCHPNNPTGKVYTADELALLAELCQRWDAVLVVDSIYEHIHYLGPGGYLPPALVPGLEDRTITVNALSKTYAVTGWRVGWTVAPPDLTSAIRKVHDFLTIAAPAPMQAAGVAALGLPDGYYVDLAARYLARRDLLCEALEDIGFGLRRPDGSYYVLCDMSPLDPEGDGVAFARRLITEIGVSCVPALSFWQAENAAAGRSMIRFAFPKRPETLHAAVDRLKSLK
- a CDS encoding AAA family ATPase encodes the protein MLRGRRAEQERVDALLAAARDGISGALVVRGEPGIGKTALLEYAAQRADGMRVVRGAGIESEAELPFAGLHLLLRPAADALEALPGPQRHALAGVFGLGEAGSGDRFLIGAAVLSLLAYLAEAQPLLCLVDDAQWLDRPSAEALLFAARRLDREGVVVLFAVREHSGEFAPAGVPELSLAGLDPDSAAALLDDLGAALPADQRERLITETHGNPLALRELPPLIATQGAHLGVIPLTSRVLDAFHHQVRALPPGSRQLLLVAAADDTGDVPTLLRAAGTLGLGAADLQPAETSGLVSVTAGGLAFRHPLIRAAVYHGAPLVQRVAVHAALAEAHADDIDRRAWHLALAATGADERVAADLEHAADRAQARGGHGAAAATYERAAALSVDREAATRRLVLACEAGVHGGRLEWSRGLAERTARDVGDPVVLARLAAVRAGADFAQGELRRAHGLLTDAALRIAGNDPERAFWMLMQAMHAAWAAPTDEGLIAATVDRFDALGLDPDAPLMGVAWLARWATALVLDRDPAGFPALDPVLSRAREAGAAAGPRALLEVASRAFVAARDEECVEIATALVGQAREHGTVHALPGGLGISTLAQVMLGRHREAWISGSEAMAIAGDTGQPLWVSYAAGALAYLAAVEGDEDRCREHAELAALDARASRSATSGGAWAQAGLALLDLGGGRVQGSLDRLQAMAHGQSRHLAAVVRSVPTEIEAAVRLGRTADTVEPLALLTRWAATLRRPWIEALLARCEALTAPDADAERHFERALALHATASRPFEQARTALLYGEWLRRAKRKSDARVQLAAALTAFEEIGSQPWAARARAELGASGARTRQAAPSPAFGGLTPQELQITQLAAQGLSNRDIAAQLILSPRTVAYHLYKAYPKLGISSRGELATLSGGTQ